ACTGGTGAGCCAAGAGGTGGCACACCATTCAAAGATGTCACCATGGTACCCTGGTTTCCCCCAGCCaaaaaaggaaggcaagaaaaTTAGGCAAGAGTAGATCCagattaaaataatgcaaattctcaggcgaCAGGGGGTGACCAGTTGATTGTAGGAAAGAGGCTTGGTTATTGCCAGATAGCGGTCCACACTTATGCAAGCAAGACATGCCATAGAAACACTCTTTAGAACGGAGATGATATATCCGAAAACCTGGCAGGTCAGTGACTCATGGATACCTGTGGAGTAGTGGAGAAGTGAGAGAGTCGGAACCAAGCAGCTCACTCCAACGAAAAGATCAGCATATGCCATCGTCTGAATAAAGTAGCTGGTGGTATAATGGTGCAGGAGTGGAGCACAGTGAAAGACAAAGATGACTGTTAAATTCCCGGCAATGATTAGAAATGTCAGCAAGACAATAACAACAGTCTCAAAGATGCACACATCCACTGCACTGTAGTAGCCAAATCCAAGTGGGCAGGAGTGACGTTCAGACACATTCACAATGCCACTGCTCATGTTCAAGATGCTCCATTCAGTCCACCTGGATTCGTTCATGGCTTGGAATTAAGGGAGCGTGCAGCCGAGGCTCCAGCAAGCAGGTGCCCTGTCCAGCATGTGTTAAACTCTGCACATTAGTGTCTTGGGATCAGCTTCGGGAGACAGCGGCAGCGCTTCTAAGCCTCCCAGAGAGTGCTCAAGCCTCTTCATCAGCTCAGTGCAGCAGTGACACATCTCAACTttgggggggaagaaagggaggtaAGCTAGAAAGGAGGTGAAAAAAGGTCACTGATTAGCTTCCTCCGATGCTCTCAAACAGCTTTCTCAAGACACAGGAACTTCTAGAGAAAATGGAGTTCTTAATACCTTGCACTATGAAAAATTAgatctgccaaaaaaaaaaaaaaatctattgccaagggaaaaaaaagcctttgtGGGCTGTTTGGTCTCCTCAGAAAGGTAGTTTGTTAGGGATCAACtagaacaaatgagaaaaaaagaatcttaaattgTCTCAGGCTTCCTCCTTCATCTATGATGAGAAGTGGAttcatattttacaatttaaataattaagatcTAAGATCTAGTTGCAAATCTAAGAAAAAGTTCATTGCAGCAAAGAGTGTCTTTGGGCTCAGTTCAGGGTTTGATGCTGGTGGATCAACTTTatgatctatttctctctcatttctcaaaAGAGCtaaccccacacacacccccaaaaacACAGACACAAGGTTAATTCTAAAAGACTCGGCTATACTTGGGCACAAAGGAGCAGAACCGAGGTAAAAGACTCCAGATTGCCTTATAActttcatgaagaaataaaagcctaTTTCCAGTAGGGGAGAtaatatacaaatacaatatAACATTCACCTGACAAAAGACGataaactttaaagttttaattctgCATGCAGTCTTCTAAGCATTCAGATGAAAACAGCTTTAGCCCATCACAATTACTAGTGCTACCACCAACAATGTAatttatactttttccttttccaagggaaaataaataactgTTATTAATTTCAGCATCATTAACTAAAAGTAACTTTCATTATCTGATATGCCACCTTCCTTACAATGGAGCATGATCATAAAATACATAGCTCAAAGTTATTCTCACCTTCACAAGCACACCTATatctcacatatatatgtaaggaTACATGAAATTCAGGCAACAGAAACTTTTCTATATACTCTGAGCTTCTTTGACCAGAAATGTTGCCATTATTTCTCAGGAATTCCTAGTAGGCTTCGTAGTCTCTGTCTCTAGATCTCTTCTATTTTCATCAAAGGATTAACACATTAGATCATTACTTTGACTAAATCTTCTGAAAGTGGAAAATTACCTTCTTTGTTATATTTGCAGTTACATAGCAGCCATATGTTAAGAAAATGCCTCTTCTATTATTGTGTTCTATTTTGAGCAAGTGCTCAATTAATACAGGGGCCATTAGGTAGGTTATAAGatggtcttattttaaaatacctctaAAGCATCAAGATGAGTTTAAATCCTACAGTGTGAAATACTGAGAGGCTTGCAGGATAGAATCCATCCAAAAGGCTTCCAAGGTCATTCTGCTATCAAGTGAACATTtgtcaaaaatcttttttaaagtacaggTATTTGAGAGAGTTTCCTGTCAGTCTTTGTTGTCATCCCTCTTGAAGAAATAACATTGCATTAGATAAAAAACATTTCCTTCAGGAACAAAGCAGCAGCTTAATAGAAAGCATTCTTCTGAAAGTTATTTTCTCATGCACAACCAAGTCATTCAGGgaagtctttcttcttttgtaacaTCCACAGGATATTCCTCCTTGCACATTCCTAGTTTCACTTATCACAAAATAGTTCTCTTCTTACAGGAATAAGGCAATGCTTCTCACCTACATTCACTCTTACCAGCTGCTAGGCTGGGCTGCTTGCTTCAGAAGTCCGATTCACTGCGATGCAGTCACCAGGATGCTGTCGGTAGATAATTCACAATCTCTCAGTATCACTGCCTCCACCTGAGCCGgagccctgctcctcctcctcatcctgaGCTGATGCAGAAGAACTCACCATCAGAAAGGTGACTCGGTCCTCCTGCCCCAATCAACAGCACAGCCAATGGCTACTGCAGCTGAAACTGTCACTAGGTAACAGTTGCCAGGCACATGCAGGCTTATAGACTTACTCGGCAAGCTCCGATCAAGATTGACAAGAGAAGACAATGCAACTGACCGATCCTTATAACATATTAATGGCACGTGTGACTCTCTAGAGGCAGTCTCCTTATAGCATTTGTAAAGATTATTTCCTATGGGcagtacagaaaaaaacaaaaacaaaaaagcactgGGATACACCTTTAAACCCTGTAGAGAAACTACCACGAGGTACTCTGACACTAAAAAGTCAGCAGAAATCTAATGCTCACTGGcagaaaaaatgtattaattattaaaaatcagcTAAGTCTTCGTGAACTCAAGTGATATAGCTACTATTTTTACTCTCtaaaatatagttatattttGATTAATAGAAGTCATTTAATAATCTCTCCAATCCCTGCCATACCCACACTAAATTGttgaatttaatgtattttactgtataaacaaaGCAGTGGAACTAACACTTCTATGCTAAAATCTATTTGGGCAAATATTTAAGGTTAAATGTGAATTCGGAAAAGTAGGTATTAGAAATAGGTAAAATAGGCATTTACTCTAATCTTTATCCTAATATGAAAAACACTCAGAGTCAAAGAACTCTGTCATATAGTGACTGAGCTACTCATGCCCAAGttagaagaaagcaaattaaGCTCCTTAACCTGGTGGAGAtgaaaaacatttccatttattttgacGTACTACAGACAAACATTCTctattttaagcttatttttcaTGGGGTCAGCACTTTCCTTTAAAGTGACTTAGAACTAATTTACAAATCATTTCagaattaaataaggaaaattaaaatgaaaacggAAGATAACTAACATCTGTTAAGCACGTTCTGTGTGCCAACCATTATGCtatgtgctttatatattttctatctaTAAAAACCTTAAATCTTTATGGAGTAGGTACTCATCATTATCATTTCTCAAAGGAAGAAGGTGGGTACTAGAAAAGGTAAGTATAACTTGCCTACTAGAATCATGAAACTAGCATTGAAGCAGGTTGAAACTATCAATCCTAACACCATATTGAtaaacctctctctccctctggattttttttttctttagatttcatttaaattcaagttagttaacaatAAAGTGTATTATTactttcaggggtagaatttagttattcatcagttgcatataacacacagtgctcttccatcaagtgccctccttaatgcccaccaaccacttacccatccccccacccaacttcccaccagcaaccctcagtttcctatagttaagagtctcttatggtttgtctccctctctgattttgtcttattttatctttccttctcttcccctgtgttcaacaattttgtttcttaaagtaatttttaaataatagaaagccctatttttttcctccatgttgAACTGCCCAACAGGAAGGCCatattattgttaaaaattttcagaGGCTTAGCTGAAATACAGAATGCAAGCACATTTCTCATTACCagaataatttataaacaaagttAGAATAACAACTGTAGAGTGAGTACCAAGCTGAGCtttgaaagtaaatatttaaatgtaatacaAAAGGCTAGaaggtcccattttacagagaagtatTTTGACTTCTAGAGATACCTAAAAGCATTAAAATCAAACAAGACTAGAATTAACTAACATTCTcttttacaataataataaatattcaaaataaaaattatatttgataaatattcatgaatataGACAGATCCCATACCCCATATTAGAAAGAGTTAAATACTAAGCTTTACTATAAATCCATcgaaaaataaaacactatcaATAATTAAAGTTACCCATGTCACCAAAATCTAAATAAACCATTTACAAGGATAGACTTTACATATCTTCTTTAaagatctactctttttttcctaaagatttttatttacttatttgagagacagagcccGAACAGGTTGCTTGGGGCGGGGACGCGGGGgcggagagggacagagagagaaggagaaacagggagaCTAACacaggttcgatcccaggaccctgggatcatcatctgagctgaaagcagatgcttaactaagtcacccaggcgcccctagattttacatatttttaaaatagctttgaATGTAATTTTTCCAAAATCAGGGAAATGGCAAAAAAAAGTCTCACAGGGAAATTCAAATACTAAATTCCTTTAGTTTGACACATTTATTTCCAAAAACTATCACTGACAGGGATTTGAGTCTATGAATACTCTAATCCATAATTGTACATGCTTTCAAAAGTATTACGACAATATAAGAAAGAGTTCAACTAGAGTCTTTGATCCACTAAGCTTCCCGCTTTCCTTCTACCAACTTACAAAAAACTTTAATGGTTCTTacaagataattttctttttttagagattgaCTTGGTCCCTCATCAACCTTTTTTCTGATCTGATTATAATAGGAACTAATTTATAATGTGAAGCTCTAATAACAAAAAGGcatttatatcatatatttacaTAGCTCATTACATAAAGCATTCTTTGTGTTTAAATTAGGCATAATTCTCTTCATGTTAGGGGCCATTAGGTGTTTTATTACTGTCATTCGTATTACAATCATTATCAaccacctccctctcctttcaACTGAGGGATGCTAGCTGGGAAATACTAAGCGGAATCATTATTTGGGATATTTCAGAATTACTTCTAACAGCAAAAAATATAGCTTTATGAGATGATACACCACAGGTGTTTGGTTTCTTATTTATACCGTCtgttttacatattcttttatatgcatcaatatttcattattaaacatCTAAGCATTTCAGGCAACTACTCAATAGGACCTAAATAGCAAAGTAACAGAAAGATATCAGCATCAATGGTAAATAAGATAAACAGTAAGTAATGATTATCAAGAAGAACTACATAAccaatataatattataaaaagtaaacaaatagagaataaaaagcattaaaaaaaaaacatttttaaaggtacaAAAAGGGTGTATACATCCAGAAACAGAATGTATCTATTTCTTCAACTACTCCTCCCATCTGTTaacttttctccatctccactgTCACTGCCCTAAGCAAACTAGCATTACCTTGTGTGTGGGCTCATGCAGTGGCTTCCAGTGTGGTCTTCCTGAGCTGCCTGTGACCTCTCTTCAATCCATTatgcataaacaaacaaaatattctttccaaaaatgaaaGCCAGATGATACCACTAcccttttaaaatacttcagtggtggggcgcctgggtggctcagtgggttaagcctctgccttcggctcaggtcatgatctcagggtcttgggatcaagccactcatagggctctctgctcagtggagagcctgcttccctctctcactctctctctgcttgcctctctgcctacttgtgatctctctctctctctgtgtcaaataaataaataatcttaaaaataaaataaaataaaataaaataaaatacttcagtgGTTTCACACTGCGCTTAAGATAAAGTCCTAACAGGTCCTATAAAATCTGTTCTCTACATATTCATCCAATCTTACttcttttctgtattgtttaGGATTAGCTAAACCTCCCCCTCTTCCACCCATCCTCCTGTCCCACATATATTTGCTATGTTCTCTACTGCCTCAGGACATTTGTACCCGCTGGTTACTATGTTATCACACTTTTTTAGTTAATTCAGGTGCAACCTTCAGATTTTGTTCAAATACCACTGTCTCACAGCTACCTTTCTTGAATTCCCGGATTAGACCAGATTCCATTCTTGTAGTTTGTAATGGCCTAGTCCATATCTTCCTAACTAGTTTGCAAGCCCCACAAAAGGAGAAATACCTGTATTATTCCTCATTATATCTTAAGTACCTACTTTACACTACTGGGCATAAAACTGGAGCTAAATAAGAGtttaataaaactaatataaaGCACATAAAAATAGCTTGAAGAGTCTGTAAGACAGAAAAACACCAATAACCAGTTTCTGCGAAGCTCAGAGTTCCTTGCAACCCCCCCAAATGACATTCAAGCTTCACaagaaatttataaaagtatatatccTAATTGCAGAAGGAGAATAATTAGACTcttaatatattcaaattaaGGGAAATATTATTCATCTATACCTCTACCTAAACCCGATTCAATATGAGTATTTGACTAGTGCTCTGAAAAATCCTATCTGGCAGGGGATAATGATTATTGACTTATTTTAAGAATGACAAATACTACAACATAAagtatcaatatattttaaaaatgtagttatcAAAGCAACTTGGTCtaaatgctacaaaaaaaaaaaccatgtgaaGTAGCACATATACAATCACTGATTTAGTGATGTCTAAGGACAGAAAACAAGTttatattattaactttatttcatTATGACAAGTTattaacaattacaaatatttaacaaatattaaatgagTGGCGCAACAGAAAAAAACTTCCTCAACCTGCTAAAGACACTCCATGGAAAAACCTGTAGCTAGAATGgtatttaatggtgaaagagtaaatgctttctttttaagatgaaaatagacAAAGATGTCTGCTCTTACCACTTCCAAGCACATTGTACTGGCAGTCCCCGCCAGTGtaacaggcaagaaaaagaaatagctaaGCCATACAAGAATTGGAAGACATGACTACATACATaagaagtactttaaaaatctaCCCCAAAGATAATTAGAACTGATGAGTAAATCTTGTCCAAATACAAGGTCAAAACACAACAATCActgaatttctatatatttgcaataaattatagtaaatgaaattttaaaacaataaaccaTTTACAGAAAATACcaataaagttaataaaagatGTGTAAGACCTCTACCGTGAAGACTACAAAATTAAAAGGCCCTAAGTAAATGGAGTGATATACCACCTTTATGGgttagaagactcaatattgttaagaatGTTAGTTTTTCTCAAATTAATCTATGGGTTTATTGCTATTTGTAGAACTAAacagttgattctaaaatttgtacgTAAATAAAAAAGGGCCTGGGGTAGCTAAAACAATCTggggaaaggaatttttaaaagctggaagACTGGCACaacctgattttaagacttactataaagccacTGTACTCAAGACTGGCATAAGGATAAACAAGTAAGTCAGTAAAGAGAacagagtccaaaaataaacccaaacttaccaactgaattttaaaagactaaatcaagtcaagaggaaaagaaaatcttttcagtaaatattaCTAGAAAACTTTGGATATCTGGGAAAAATTAACTTTGACCCTATCCTCatactataaacaaaaatatatttgagataaTCATAGATCTAAacataaaaacttaaattataaatatgtagcttctaaaagaaaacatactagaaggagaaaatcttcataacATGTCAGTAGACAAAGATCTCTTTAGATATAGAAAGCAataacaataaaagtaaaatgtaattaattatgcTTAAAATCAAAACTctgcttttccaaaaaatattagTAAGAAAATCAGTAAGTCAAAAGACTAGGAGAAAACATTAGCAAAACATATTATCTAACAAAAAAAttgtatctaaaattaaaaactgaatccTATAATTTGTtagtaaaaatacaaagaacccaattaaaaatggggaaatgctgt
The window above is part of the Mustela erminea isolate mMusErm1 chromosome 17, mMusErm1.Pri, whole genome shotgun sequence genome. Proteins encoded here:
- the GPR52 gene encoding G-protein coupled receptor 52 — encoded protein: MNESRWTEWSILNMSSGIVNVSERHSCPLGFGYYSAVDVCIFETVVIVLLTFLIIAGNLTVIFVFHCAPLLHHYTTSYFIQTMAYADLFVGVSCLVPTLSLLHYSTGIHESLTCQVFGYIISVLKSVSMACLACISVDRYLAITKPLSYNQLVTPCRLRICIILIWIYSCLIFLPSFFGWGKPGYHGDIFEWCATSWLTSAYFTGFIVCLLYAPAAFVVCFTYFHIFKICRQHTKEINDRRARFPSHEVDASGETGHSPDRRYAMVLFRITSVFYMLWLPYIIYFLLESSRVLDNPTLSFLTTWLAISNSFCNCVIYSLSNSVFRLGLRRLSETMCTSCMCVKDQEARDPKPRKRANSCSI